GGCAACCACTATGTGCTGAATGCGCTGGCGGCGATTGCGGTGGCGAGCGAATTGAATGTCCCCGATGCCGCCATCATCAAGGCGCTGCGCGAGTTCAAGGGCGTAGGGCGCCGCTTTGAGCGCTATGGCGAAGTGCCAGCCCGCAATGGCGGCCAATTTACCCTGATTGATGACTACGGCCATCACCCGGTGGAAATGCAGGCGGTGATTGCCGCTGCCCGTGGTGCATTCCCTGGTCGCCGTCTGGTGCTGGCCTTCCAGCCGCACCGCTACACGCGCACCCGGGATTGCTTTGAGGATTTTGTAAAAGTGCTGTCGAGCGCCGATGCCGTGTTGCTGAGCGATGTATATCCGGCGGGTGAAGCGCCTATCGTCGCTGCCGATGGTCGTGCGTTGGTACGCGCCATTCGCGTGGCAGGCAAGGTGGAACCCCTGTTTGTCGAGACGACTGCTGAGTTGCCAGAGGCCATTCTGGGTGTGGCGCAGGATGGCGATGTGGTGATCGTGATGGGCGCAGGCTCGATTGGACAAGTCGCTGCCAAGACCAGGGAGGCCGCGACGGCATGATGGCCCAGCAGCTCCCCATGCAAGGTGAACTGATGCTGAATGCGCCATTGGAGCGCTATAACAGCTGGCGCGTGGGTGGTCTGGCGGATCGTCTGTATATCCCGGCGGGGCTTCAGGATTTGCAGCAGTTCATGCGCACGCTGAGCAAGGACGAGCCGGTGCATTTCATCGGTCTAGGCTCCAATCTGCTGGTGCGCGATGGCGGTGTGCGCGGCACGGTGATCGTGATGCATAACGTGCTGACCGGGCTGGAGATGGTGAATGGCGAGCTCTATGCCGAAGCGGGTGTGACCTGCGCCAAGCTGGCCCGCTTCAGCGCGCGGCAAGGCTTGCAGGGGGGCGAGTTCATGGCGGGCATTCCTGGCACCGTGGGCGGTGCGCTGGCCATGAATGCAGGCTGCCATGGCGGAGAAACCTGGGACATCGTGCAGCGGGTGCTGACCATGGACCGTCAGGGCGAACTGCATGAGCGCAGTCGTGCCGAGTTCCATGCCAGCTATCGGCATGTGGCGCTGGCTGGTCAGCCTGAGCATTGGCTGGGCGAGCAGGAATGGTTTATCGCAGCGTGGTTCAGCCTGCTAGCGGGCGATGCGGAAGAGGCTGAGCAGAAGATCAAGCAATTGCTGGCAAGGCGGCTCGCGACGCAGCCGCTTAACCAGCCGAATGCAGGGTCGACTTTTCGCAATCCGCCAGGCGATTATGCGGCGCGGTTGATTGAAGAGTGTGGGCTCAAGGGCTACCAGATTGGTGGGGCGCAGGTATCGGAAAAGCATGCCAACTTCATCGTCAATCTCGGTGGGGCAAGGGCGGCAGAAATTGAACAGTTGATTGCGCATATGCGCGAGTCGGTAAAAGCCAAGTTTGGCATTGAGTTGCAGCAAGAAGTAAGAATGATAGGCGAGACGGAAACAGGAGAGCGGGAAGTGTAAATGCGCAGGGTAGCCACCAAGGCTTACCTGCAAACACATGAACCAGCGGATGTGATGATGAAAAATTTTGGAAAAGTGGCGGTATTGATGGGCGGGCGCTCCGGCGAACGCGAGGTCTCCCTGAAGAGCGGCGGCGCGGTGCTGGCTGCCCTGTTGCGTCAGGGCGTGGAGGCTGCTGCCTTTGATCCTGCCGAGCGCGATTTGCATGAACTGCTGGCGTTTGACCGCGTGTTTATCTCGCTGCATGGCCGCTTTGGTGAAGATGGCACAGTGCAAGGCGCACTGGAACTGATGGGCATTCCCTACACCGGCAGCGGTGTGCTGGCCTCCAGCGTGGGCATGGATAAATGGCGTACCAAACTCTTGTGGCGCTCCGCAGGGATTGCAACGCCGGACTTTGAACTGCTGGATGCCAGCAGCGACTTTGCCGCAGTGGAGCAGCGCCTGGGTCTGCCAATGTTCGTCAAGCCAGCCAATGAAGGCTCCAGCATCGGCATCAGCAAGGTCAAGCAGTCCGGCGCGCTGAAAGCGGCATACGAACTTGCCGCCAAGTCCGATCCACTGGTGCTCGCCGAGCGTTTTGTCGGCGGTGGCGAATATACCGTGGGCATTCTGGGCGATGAAGCTCTGCCCATCATCCGTATCGTGCCGGCCAACGAATTTTATGACTTTGAAGCCAAGTACCTGCGCGATGACACGCAGTACCTGTGCCCATGCGGTTTGCCCGCCGAGCAGGAAGCCCGTATCCGCGCTGAAGCGCTGCAGGCTTTCCGTGCCATTGGTGGCCGTGGCTGGGGCCGCGTGGATTTCCTGAGGGATGAAGCCGGCCGCCATTACTTCCTGGAAGTGAATACGTCGCCGGGCATGACAGACCACAGCCTGGTGCCAATGGCCGCCAAAGCCAATGGCATCAGCTTTGACGAATTGGTGATCCGCATACTGGAGTTGGCGCGTGTGGGATAAACCCCAGGTCCTGAACTGGATCGCTAACTTCCTGTTTGCGCTGGCAGCGGTGCTGATGCTGTATGGCGCGCTGTTTGTGGTCGTGCACCTGCCGATTTTTCCTATCCGCCAGGTACGGGTGGATGGCTCGCTGGACCATGTAACGCGTGAGCAGATCAAGCTGATTGTCAGCCGCCACTTGCAGGGGAATTTTTTCACGATGGACCTTGAGCAGGCGCGCAGTTCGTTTGAAAAGCTGCCATGGGCAAGGTCGGTGAGTGTACGCCGCCGCTGGCCGGACAAGCTGGAGGTCACGGTAGAGGAGCATCGCGAATTGGCACGCTGGGGCGATATTGCGCTGGTGAATACCTATGGCGAACTGTTTCATGCGGCTTCGGATAGTGACCTGCCAGTGTTTTATGGGCCTGGTGATGGCGTGCATGAAGTGGCCGAGCACTACGGCAAATACAGCCAGCTGCTGTCGGT
Above is a window of Methylovorus glucosotrophus DNA encoding:
- the murB gene encoding UDP-N-acetylmuramate dehydrogenase — its product is MMAQQLPMQGELMLNAPLERYNSWRVGGLADRLYIPAGLQDLQQFMRTLSKDEPVHFIGLGSNLLVRDGGVRGTVIVMHNVLTGLEMVNGELYAEAGVTCAKLARFSARQGLQGGEFMAGIPGTVGGALAMNAGCHGGETWDIVQRVLTMDRQGELHERSRAEFHASYRHVALAGQPEHWLGEQEWFIAAWFSLLAGDAEEAEQKIKQLLARRLATQPLNQPNAGSTFRNPPGDYAARLIEECGLKGYQIGGAQVSEKHANFIVNLGGARAAEIEQLIAHMRESVKAKFGIELQQEVRMIGETETGEREV
- a CDS encoding D-alanine--D-alanine ligase: MRRVATKAYLQTHEPADVMMKNFGKVAVLMGGRSGEREVSLKSGGAVLAALLRQGVEAAAFDPAERDLHELLAFDRVFISLHGRFGEDGTVQGALELMGIPYTGSGVLASSVGMDKWRTKLLWRSAGIATPDFELLDASSDFAAVEQRLGLPMFVKPANEGSSIGISKVKQSGALKAAYELAAKSDPLVLAERFVGGGEYTVGILGDEALPIIRIVPANEFYDFEAKYLRDDTQYLCPCGLPAEQEARIRAEALQAFRAIGGRGWGRVDFLRDEAGRHYFLEVNTSPGMTDHSLVPMAAKANGISFDELVIRILELARVG
- a CDS encoding cell division protein FtsQ/DivIB, whose protein sequence is MWDKPQVLNWIANFLFALAAVLMLYGALFVVVHLPIFPIRQVRVDGSLDHVTREQIKLIVSRHLQGNFFTMDLEQARSSFEKLPWARSVSVRRRWPDKLEVTVEEHRELARWGDIALVNTYGELFHAASDSDLPVFYGPGDGVHEVAEHYGKYSQLLSVAGMRVSELVLTPRRAWQIRTDKGMVIELGREQMDERLEKFADVYQGTLSKLGVAVRYADLRYPNGFAVRKPETGKAEKPATNEPITAKARAA